From the genome of Capsicum annuum cultivar UCD-10X-F1 chromosome 4, UCD10Xv1.1, whole genome shotgun sequence:
TTTGTTGGATTGTCTATAGTATTTTGTCATGACTTCTTTATTTTCGTTATTTCATTCTTATAGAGTCTATTGGGAACAGTTTCTCTAAGGTCCTCGTATACTCTATCTTATCCAAATATGATTTGATGGATTAAactatattatgttattattgttataattAATGTGATAACATCCATTACTAATTAAACatagtaaagtaataatagtGCATATAGGTAAATTTTATTAagtgtaaaagaaaaaattcaaaattaaattaattttaaatatgaatgtGTGTTATTCTTGGGCAGCTAAGAATTGAGCCTTTATCAAACAAACCCATCACAATTTAACTTGGGCTCAGCCCAAAATACATATATCTTTCATTGAAATTATGTTGGATGAAAATGgataacttaaaatttttttttaaaaaaacataaacatacaacttaacttatcatatttatataattttttatctttataatataattacaaaaatctcaactaattatatatcttcattGAATGTATCGGGGAGCTAAtcatgtatctcgacagacccgaaatcgaaaaaaatatatggagagctaattatgtatctttataaggaaaaaatgtatcttcgttggatgtattatgtatctcgacagacccaaaattgaaAAGGAATGTATCGGAATcttattatgtatctttataaaggaacaaaaatatcttcgttggatgtatcgacaactaattatatatctcgacagatGCAAAGTCggaattttcagtaattatgcaaaatgtcagGTTGTTTCTATAATCAAGTTCCAATTTTTCGATATTTATATTGTTTGCCCTCAAACTTTGCTATGTATGAGTTCGGGAAGAGCTGAACTACAAGGTAAAAAACTTCATATATGGTGTTTACACTAAATCAATACATGCATGTGAAGTATTTAAATTTAGAATTCAtattatttaatcataattaactaacatgtattttatttcataaaatcactTAATCATGATTAGTTTGGTGTAAACATTGACAGTAGATAAGTTTTTACCATAATTATTCTCTTCTAATATTgcacaaataaaatacatagatgtattatctttaaaatatttcatttatAGAAAATCAATTTATTAGTAGCTaatttttcaaatagaaaatTCAAAGGAGCCCtttaaaatagtcaaatttaaagtttttttttttttttttttttttttgggcgtGGGGGAAGGGGGGGGGAGCTACTTTGACTggttcaacaaaaaaaattcctgTTCTTTTGGTTGATTGGATAATGactttgaatattgaaaaaaagagTCAAGTGACCAACATGTTgcaatttttaattctaaaatcatcaatattattaaatatgttattaaaattatttatttggtagTTTAGGGTCCGTCATAATATCATGTccttaataaattataattgtgTTATCTTCTTTCGATATTTTTTTTTAGGTCTATTTCTAATTCtttgaaaatcatccataatcAATCTTTCATTTATTCACGCATCTCCTAATTTTCACCTATTTGAACCATCTCACTCATCAACAACATAAGTGAGGTTTCAAGAGGTAGAGAAGTTTTTTTTCGAGAGATTCCCGATTCAAAATGTAGCAAATTTAggtacaaagaagaagaaaacagtgAAAAAATATGACAATAACAAATTAGCCACAGAAAAACAACAATCTGACATAAAATAACGCAATAATcgaaataaaataaacaacaatgatAGATATCTGTAGCTAAATCCTGAGCTATCATACTACGGTGCACAATAATACTCCTATCCAACTTATCTTCTATTTTAATATGCCTCCTCCGCATCTCCAATCTAAAGTTATCTCCTTGATAACTTGAACATGCGATAATATTACTTATCGCATCTCGGATATCTTTATTTCTAATTCTATATTTATAGTGTAAACActaataaattgattttaaaaacatTACACATCATATTCTTTCTTGTAAAACTAGCAGCCACCAAAGTCAACGTTAATGTCGTCCACTCAAATCAATCACAATCCTACAAAAAGCCGCCATTaattcaaagataaaaaaaaaacaggTCGATATATTAAAGTTTTCGTGATAGTCGATATACTAAACCTTCTATTATTAATTCAAAAGAccaaaaaacataatttaatgTGCTAAAACTTCTGCGATAGTCGATATACTAAATCTTTCATTTTTAACCCAAAAGACCAAAAAAGACAATTTGATGTACTAAAGCTTCCGTGATAGTCAGCATACAAAACCTTTTTATTAttaattcaaaagatgaaaaaaagacaaTTTGATGTACTAAAACTTCCACAATAGTCGGTATACTAAATCTTTCATTAttaattcaaaagatgaaaaaagacAATTTGATGTACTAAAACTTCTGCGATAGCCGGTGTACTAAATCTTCCATTATTAATCCAAAGACCAAAAAAGATAATTTGATGTACTAAAGCTTCTGCAATAGTCGATATACTAAACCTTTCATTATTAATCCAAAGATCAGAAAGATAATTTGATGTACTAAAGCTTTCGCGATAGTCGGTATACTAAACCTTCTATTAGTAatccaaagataaaaaaaaatagttgatgtACTAAAACTTCCGCGATAGCCGGTGTACTAAATCTTCCATTATTAATCCAAAGACCAAAAAAGACACTTTGATGTACTAAAGTTTCTGCAATAGTCGATATACTAAACCTTTCATTCTCAATCCAAAGATCAAAAAGACAATTTGATGTACTAAAGTTCCTGCAATAATTGGTATACAAAACCTTTCATATTAATTCAAAAGACCAAAAGAAACAATTTGATGTACAAAAACTTCTGCGATAGTCGGAATACAAAACCTTCCATTAttgatccaaaaaaataaaaacaatttaaTGTACTAAAACTTCTGCAATAGTCAGTAACAAAACCTTCCATTATtaattcaaaagataaaaaaagacaTTAGTTTGATGTACTAAATCTTTCGCAATAGCCGATATACTAAACCTCCTATTATTAATCCAAAAAAGATAATCTGATGTACTAAAACTTCCACGATAGTCAGTATACTAAACCTTCCATTATTAATCCAAAAGACCAAAAAGGACATTAGTCTGATGTATTAAAGCTTCCGTAATAATCGATATACTAAACCTCCCACTATTAATTCAAATACCAAAAAAGATAGTATAATGTACTAAAGCTTCCGCGATAGTCGGTATACTAAACCTTCCATTATTAATCCAAAAAGACTCCATAGATTTAAAGTcatctcctcctcctccttcccAAAGCAACCATGTCCTTTCATcttctcctcctcttcctcctcttcctccccATCTTGTCATCTTCCCAAAAAATCCTCACATCATTCACCTCCAAATCCCCTCCATGGTCACCTTCCAACAACCAACTCCTCCTCTCACCAAACTCCACTTTTGCTGCTGGATATCTCCCATCTTCCCAAACatccttcactttctccatttgGTACTACAAACTCCCTACACTCACAACCATCTGGTCAGCCACTCCAAAGTCCCTACTCAATTCTACATCAACCCTTTTCATCTCATCATCTGGTGAGCTCAAATTAACTCAAACTTCATCCTCTTCTTCTCCAAATCTTTGGCCTTTAAGTTCGAAAACTCGAAACACCTCAGCTGTTTTGCTACTACAAGACGATGGGAATTTAGTTTATGGGAAATGGAACAGTTTCTTGATCCCAACTGATACTTATCTTCCAAACCAGAATGTCAACGGAACGTATTTAACTTCGAGTAATGGGAGATTCCAGCTTGTTGTGTTAAATACGGATGCGAATGTGAACAGTCTTGTGTATAATGGAAatgacagttatttcagttttcagaatGGGGTAAAGAGGCTGGAGGAGACGGGGGAAGTTACTCAATTTAATGGAAGGTTTTACACGTCGGATTTCGGGGAGAAGGGGAAGTTGAGGAGGATGAAGCTGGATGATGATGGGAATATGAGGATATATAGTATTGATATGAGTTCAGGTAGAAACTGGAGTGTTGTTTGGCAAGCTGTGAGTCAGTTGTGTACTATTCATGGTACTTGTGGTACGAATTCGATATGTATGTATGATGCTTCAACAACTCAAACTTCTTGTGTTTGTCCACCTGGTTTTAGGAAAGGTGATAGTGAATCGTGTGTGAGGAAAATTCCGTTGGTGGCAACGGATACGAAGGCTAGTAAGTTTTTACCTCTTGATTATGTTAATTTTACTGGTGTTGGTAACCAAACAGATCTTAAATCCTCGAACTTTTCGAGTTGTGAAATGAATTGTTTAGTTAAGGATAATTGTTTAGGTTTTATGTTCAAGTATGATGGGACTGGATATTGTGTGCTTGTATTAGAGAAACTGTTGTATGGATATTGGTCACCAGGTACTGAAGTTGTGACGTATTTGAGGGTGAATATTAGTGAGAACGATGTATCGAATTTCACAGGCATGACTAGTTTGATGGAAACATCATGTCCTGTGCGAATTAGCCTTCCGTATCCACCGGAGGAGTCTAAGGCTACGACTAGAAATATCGTGATCATATCGACTATATTTGCAGCTGAGTTGATTAGTGGAGTGTTCTTCTTTTGGGCATTTCTCAAGAAGTATATTAAGTATAGAGATATGGCAAGGACTTTTGGTCTTGAAGTCATACCTGCAATTGGACCGAAAAGGTTTAGTTTTTCGGAGATCAAGACTGCAACTAATAATTTCAGTAGTAAAATCGGGAGGGGTGGATTCGGAGATGTTTACAAAGGGAAGTTGAGTGATGGTCGAGTTGTTGCCGTGAAGTGTTTGAAGAATGTGAAAGGCGGTGATGCTGAGTTCTGGCCTGAGGTAACGATCATAGCACGGATGCACCATTTGAATTTGGTGAGGCTGTGGGGATTTTGCACCGAGAAAGGTAGGAGAATACTTGTGTATGAGTATGTACCTAACGGTTCATTGGGTGAATTCTTGTTCCAAAAGGCTCCGACCGTGTCACCAGAGGAGCAGAAACCCGTACTTGATTGGAATATCAGGTACAGGATTGCGCTTGGCGTGGCAAGAGCAATTGCTTATCTACACGAAGAGTGTTTGGAATGGGTATTACATTGTGATATCAAGCCTGAAAATATTCTCTTAGGCGACGATTTTTGCCCAAAGGTGTCTGATTTCGGGCTAGCAAAgctaaagaagaaagaggaaaTGATGACCATGTCAAGATTTCGAGGCACTCCAGGATACGTTGCACCAGAATGGATGAAAGCTGATCCAATAACTCCGAAAGCAGATGTATACAGCTTCGGATTAGTGCTCTTGGAAATAGTTTCCGGTTCAAGGAACTTCGAGCATCATAACTCAAAGGTGGATAGTGATCAATGGTTTTTCCCTACTTGGGCATTTGACAAGGTGTTTAAGGACATGAATGTCGATGATGTTTTGGACCCTCGAATCAAACATTCATATGATTCGAGGGCAAACTTTGACTTGGTGAATAGGATGGTGAAGACAGCAATGTGGTGCATCCAAGATCGGCCAGATGCGCGACCATCAATGGGGAAAGTGGCTAAGATGTTAGAAGGGACAGTGGAGATCATCGAGCCAAAGAAGCCGACCATTTTCTTCTTATCGGAGGAATAATACATGGCTCAATCCTCGTCGtgcaagccttggaaacagcctttggcagaaatgtaaggtaaggctgcgtacaatacactctTGTGGTAGAGCCCTTCCCCAGACACCGCGCAtaagcggtagctttagtgcaccgggttgtGTCAACAAGTTGGTATGAGCATGTATACCATGTTGTTTTGTAATAAAGAATAGTAGACAGGTATCAGGATCATTGTATTGTGAtttatctgttttttttttttctgtcttGTTATCTTGATTGAGTTATagttttaaagtatactttggagataagcatccagtacctccccgaactatggtcaaagttgctacgacacactttaACTTCACAAGGGTCCTATTACTCACGAACTCAATTTCAGCGTATTTATGTCACTCCTTTGTGTTGTTGTGacacctttattatataaaatggaaACTACGTCAAATATGTAACGTCAGctaaaaagaaggataaaatacactaaaatttagtTCCGCGTAGTAAATGCTTTACTCTATATTTTGATCAATGAAACAGTACTTACCAATACAGAAGAAAACACGAAGCACATATATCGCGAATAATTTATTCTAAAGTATCTAAAGGATTTGGAGACCtctaaaaaaatatactttttattttttaaaatttattcatgtttaGCTATCTTAAAcgttttgaaaaataattttcaaataaactaattttttataatttaaggaaaatgatTACTTCCCCaaataaagtaagaaaagaatttcAACTTTCCTTAATCTCACCTTCCTATTTTTCAACAgatattttttaggaaaacacaaaaatattttcgtTCATATCAAACACATACTAAACGGGGGAAAAAGAATAAATAGAAATAAGTGCTTGTAATATAGAAgcatttatttctcttttatgACTATCCAtattaaatgtttattttacccTCTTCTTATCCATATCAATTATGGAAAGATCATACATTTTATCCATTTTAATCTGactcttttttaattcatttttatccAATTCGATTCACCTATTTGACACGTCTACAACAAGAAAAACTTTAATTGTCAAATAAACTAGTGAGAATGGAGAAAATCTCAAACAATAAAGTGGATAATATTCACGCCATGTTAAGAATAGTTAACACGTATTTTAAGAATCGATCGACTATATGAGTCTATATCACTCAATTTAGGCTCATTTACCTCACAATAACTTTGAACATAATCAAATAtacattttactattttaaagTGTACACACACATTTTCCAATTAAATGGTGCATTATATATCTGGGTGAATTTTACACATATTTAATATACTTTATTACATATCATTATTGACTTGGTCAACAAGTGAATTAATCAACAAGCATGGTAAGAAGATCTTTTCATTTTAACACCCTtccaaaataataaacatcaaaatacaaatttaaacaTTTTCTTAATATGTTAAACTTTTGTTCTATGATACCATTTATAACATGTTAAGTCGTAAAAaaagtcattacaatatctatttttgttcttttcaaaGATTGATGGTGCATGAATATCCAAAATTATTGGAAGACCAAAgattaattaggaaaaaaaattaaaatatagtcCTTATTAGTCCTAAAATTAAGCAAGAAATCAACTATAATGTCACACTATAAAAGGCACTAACCTTATTACATTACCTTAATTTCAgtcaaaagcaaaaaaaaatagaaagagatagAGACAAAGAATAGAGTATTACTTTGCTCTAGATTTCTTAGTCTCTTCTCTTTCAAAGTTTATCCATTGACTGgtttttgtaaaattttgtatATATAAGGAAGTGCATAAGCAGAAAAAAAGAATCAGACAGAATTATCTTtgattcatttttaaattttggaattttgagGGATCAACTTAGttagaaaagaaagtaaaaatgaCAAGTGGTGATATGAATAAttctaaaatcacaatttatgtGGTCTCTTGTTGGATTTTTGCTGCTTTTGGTGGACTCATGTTTGGTtatgatattggtatttcaggTATGTGTTTGTATtcgaaacaatctctctaccttcACATCGTATAGGGTAACATGCATATTATACACCACCCTCCTTAATCCCAGTCGTGGAActacactgaatatgttgttgttgctgtaaattgtatatctatctatttatcggaaacagcctctctaccgtCACAAGGTATGTAGGGGTAAGACTGCTTATGCATCACTCTCCCAGATCCCACTTGTGTGACTATACTGAtaggttgttgttgtttttaactGTGTATCTgtctattagaaacaacctttctaccttCACAACGTACAGGGTAACATGCATATACACCACCCTCCTTAATCCCAGTCGTGGAACTACATTGGATATGCTGTTATTGTTgtaatatctatctatctatctattgaAAACAACATCTCTACCTTCACAAGATCACTTTCTCAGACCCTACTTGTGTGACTAACTGTGTATCTGTTTATTAGAAACTACCTCTCTGCCTTCACAAGGTACGATAAGGCTGCGTAGCTAGCACCCTCCTCAGACTCCACTTGTTAGAttatactggatatgttgttgttgttgactgtGTACGCATGTGTAGTTAATCTTTTGCTAAACATGCCTTTTCATAAAAATTCTCGTGGAATCGAGAATGAAGTTTTCATTTTGTATATGCCAGAGCATGAACTAGTAACTTCCTTCATGGATAGGATCGAACCTTATCCATGGTATTTACATGAAGTTTCTCTTTAGTAAAGTCCCCGAGAGGGGTTAGATGATCCATGATTTGTGTTTCGTCTTGGACTATCAACCACTCCGCCATCACTCTGAAAGACTACTTTTATATTACTCGTCCCAATAGAACATGATCATAGGGATATATCAACAGGTTGGTCCGCCTCTGTTAACTTCAAATCCTGGATTCGCCTCTACCCTCTACGATTAGCAACAAAATTTATCCGTTGCTCTTGTCAAGTGCATTTTTACATCAAGAAGTGCAAACGatcatatttttgatattattattttggtttttatgttttttatcagGAGGAGTTTCTGGGATGGATGATTTCTTGATAAAGTTCTTTCCAAAAGTGTACGAAAGAAAGAAAACTGCCAAAGAGAATAACTACTGCAAATATGATGATCAACTTCTCCAGCTCTTCACTTCATCCCTGTACTTATCGGCTCTTGTTGCGAGCTTCTTCGCTTCAAAAGCTGCCACTAAACTAGGGAGAAAACCTACCATTTTCATGTCTTCAGTCTTTTTCATAAGTGGAGCTGTCTTGAGCGCTGCCGCGAATAACAAGTTGATGCTCATTTTTGGTAGAATTTTgtttggtattggtgttggcttCGGCAATGAGGTACGTATAGTCAAATCGAATTTGTTTGTCATTATCTACAATCATAATATAAAGATTTTCTTGCACTATCAATGCATTATATGCATTAATCAGGCCtaagttattagtatttttttttctggAATATTTGCAGACTGTTCCGCTGTTTTTGACTGAAGTAGCACCAATCCAACACAGAGGAGCTGTGAATATTCTCTTCCAACTGTTTGTGACAATAGGAATATTCATTGCAAATCTTGTTAACTATGCAACCTCAATGATTCATCCAAATGGTTGGAGAGTTTCACTCGGCTTTGCAGCTGCGCCCGCAATAGTTCTACTTATTGGTAGTTTTGTGATCACTGACACCCCCACGAGTCTGGCTGAACGTGGAAAAGTGGAACAGGGCAAGGCCGCGCTCAAGAAGATTAGGGGTGTCAGTGATGTTGAGGCCGAGTACAAAGAAATCGTGGCAGCGTGTGAACAAGCCAAGAAAGTTAAGCATCCATTCAGGAACTTAGCAAAGGCCACGAGTATTCCACCACTTGTGATTGCTATCTTGTTGCAGATCTTCCAGCAATTCACAGGAATCAACGCCATTATGTTTTATGCGCCTGTCCTGTTCCAGACTATGGGTTTCAAGTCCGATGGCTCCCTTCTGTCCGCTGTTATTACTGGACTTGTTAACGTTGGAAGCACATTTGTTTCCATCTACCTTGTTGACAAGGTTGGAAGGAGAAAATTGCTCCTCCAAGCTTGTTGCCAAATGTTAATCTCTCAGGTAGAATACAATTTTCGTCTACAAAACTATGTATGATTCATCGAACTGTCATTAGTACGTATGTAGGTCAATTTTTACTTTATACATGCATCCTAAACCTTGAACACGCTCAAGAGGATTCAAGAAATGCTTAAATATCACTACTACTGGGAATCAAACACATGATAAAAAACATTTTCTCGCACCCTTTTGTGGCTACATTAAATAGAGAAGCTATTTAGCTACTCATTGTTGTCCTTTTTCTGATGGCGCGCTCGTTTTAATGTTGCAGTTGGCGATTGGAGTTATTTTGGTAACACATTTGGAGAAGACAGGAACACTGGACAAGAAACTGGCAGCAGTAGTGGTGCTTCTCGTGTGTACATATGTAATGTCGTTCGCATGGTCATGGGGACCTCTCGGTTGGTTAATCCCAAGTGAGACATTTCCATTGGAAACAAGGACAGCTGGTTACGCGTTCGCTGTCAGCACAAACATGCTCTTCACATCCCTCATTGCACAAGCTTTCTTGACTATGCTATGCACTATGCAGGCctacattttcttcttcttctccggTTGGATTGTTGTCATGGGACTTTTCGTCATCTTCTTCTTGCCTGAGACGAAGGGAGTCCCTATCGATTCCATGGTCGAAAGAGTCTGGATGCAGCACCCTGTTTGGAAGAAACTCTTCTAAAATGCATTAGTTTTTGTTGTCAAAAGTTTGTTAGCTTCTTATAATTAGTTCTCTTACTTATCTGCCTGtccttttatcaaattttgactcctagtcttgaatgcTGAAAATGGTTAGTTTTCTTTATAGATTGATTGTTTAATTCCCCATCCCGCACGCGTATCGAGTAACTTTATTTTGTGCTTGACATGATGTTCGAGAGTTGTCTATGTTTGACAAGTGGAATTTTGGTCCGACGTGTCTAACATTGGCAATATTCACACAACTTGTATTAGTTATGTACGTTACAAagtaaaatctttttgtattgCTCCTACCGAGATTTGTCTGTCGTGTGTGTTCAGTGCTTTCATATTGCATGCATAATTAACTTTAAATAATTTGACCTAACACTAAAATCAGACATATGAAATTTGAAACGAATGCACTTGTCAATAGGATTGACTACCGATTCCAAAGGGAAATCAATACAATACTTTTCTTTGGCTTGCAAAAGAGGATTTGTATGATTTTGTTgtgagaattaaaaaaaaatggaattcAAACTACCCTGAGTGAAAAATGGAGTTAGTTGTTATAAGTAAATTcatcattatcttttttttagtttaattttaattttaattttgtggtACTTCCACTACAATAGGACATTGTTGGTTATTCCAACACCTTAACCGCACAAAAATAAAATCGGCTATTCTTAATAGAATCTAgagttaaattttaatttaaactacttttatctttatattagtaaataaaattttatacaatATCATCCAATAGATTGTATTGCAAATAAACGGACCAATATCTTATTAAtgtgaattgatttttactaatataaatattatcaataatatcTACTTAGATAactacaaaaaaggaaaagattaTAGCGTctgcaatttattttttattttgaacaatGATAACGGGATAATGTTAGACGATGATAAATGGATAATATTAAACTATGCATCTGCAAAATTGATGGAAGACCAAATCTCACAGTTACAAAGTTATTGACTTTATCAAACTAACTAACTTAATTCtaggataatatattttttttttttaaattaacctGTCCTAGGTTTTTGTCTCTcttctttttatatattaaaaagttaCATATACAGTTAAATTTTACAGAGGGCTTTTTGAAATTTGGtgatcttaaagaaaaatatcttagAGAAAAACAACAATGACAACAGATGGTAATGGTAACTTTAACTCCAAAACCACATTTTATGTGGTCGCATGTTGGATCTTTGTCGCGTTTGGTGGACTCATGTTTGGTtatgatattggtatttcaggtatatttttattattttaattgctAGATTATATACTATTTAAATACCTTATCAGTAATCGAACTGAATCTGAGGTTTTTTGTGAATTGAATAAAAAACAATGTGTAAATAGATCAAAAATTGTGTTTTATACATTGATACAAACATATATTAAAACTTGAGCACTCTTAAACCTTATACACTCTTTAGTCATGACATTTTTGACTTAGTCAAGCGTAGttcaatacatacatatacatgcatacatatatattaaaccTTATGCGCTCTATTGAAATTTCTGACTTAGGCTCGCTAGAGGGTCGGTTATGTGTTAACGTTTGTGTGAACCTAATATCTTTTACCTAGATCCTAGATTTTtacctagtttttttttttttttttttttgtgcgtGTGAGTGAAAAACTCGTTATCATTGTATTATTAGTTTATAGAGGTAGATCCAACATTTTTAGTTTATATTGGTTCTGAGTCACAGTCCTTGTTACCTTACTAGGTTCTTGATAAGATTATTTGTACCTATTAGATGAATTTTTAACACAAATACAATGTTTGAGCCAAAGCTACTAGTCGTTTAGAACACATATGAATTTATAAACTTCAAATCCTAGATCATCTCTAGTATTAGCGACAAAATCTATCCGTTGCTGCAAAAGATTAAAGTTTtgatgtttttcctttttttttttttttttttttttttttttttttgatcagGTGGAGTTTCTGGCATGGATGATttcttgatattattttttccaaaagtgcatgaaagaaagaaaactgccAAAGAGAATAACTACTGCAAATATGATGATCAACTTCTCCAACTCTTCACTTCATCTTTGTATTTGTCAGCTCTTGTTTCGAGTTTTTTCGCTTCAAAAGCCTGTACCAAATTGGGTAGAAAGATTACCATGATGATGGCTTCACTTGTTTTCATTGCTGGAGCTGTCTCAAGTGCTATCGCGAATAACCTAATTGTGCTCATTTTAGGTAGAATTTTGTTTGGCGTTGGTGTTGGCTTCGGAAATGAGGTACGTATTGTTAAGAAAATTTTGTCCTCCGTCATATACACTTTTCAGCATAAAGCTTATAACTCTAGGGGCTTA
Proteins encoded in this window:
- the LOC107868488 gene encoding G-type lectin S-receptor-like serine/threonine-protein kinase At1g34300, yielding MSFHLLLLFLLFLPILSSSQKILTSFTSKSPPWSPSNNQLLLSPNSTFAAGYLPSSQTSFTFSIWYYKLPTLTTIWSATPKSLLNSTSTLFISSSGELKLTQTSSSSSPNLWPLSSKTRNTSAVLLLQDDGNLVYGKWNSFLIPTDTYLPNQNVNGTYLTSSNGRFQLVVLNTDANVNSLVYNGNDSYFSFQNGVKRLEETGEVTQFNGRFYTSDFGEKGKLRRMKLDDDGNMRIYSIDMSSGRNWSVVWQAVSQLCTIHGTCGTNSICMYDASTTQTSCVCPPGFRKGDSESCVRKIPLVATDTKASKFLPLDYVNFTGVGNQTDLKSSNFSSCEMNCLVKDNCLGFMFKYDGTGYCVLVLEKLLYGYWSPGTEVVTYLRVNISENDVSNFTGMTSLMETSCPVRISLPYPPEESKATTRNIVIISTIFAAELISGVFFFWAFLKKYIKYRDMARTFGLEVIPAIGPKRFSFSEIKTATNNFSSKIGRGGFGDVYKGKLSDGRVVAVKCLKNVKGGDAEFWPEVTIIARMHHLNLVRLWGFCTEKGRRILVYEYVPNGSLGEFLFQKAPTVSPEEQKPVLDWNIRYRIALGVARAIAYLHEECLEWVLHCDIKPENILLGDDFCPKVSDFGLAKLKKKEEMMTMSRFRGTPGYVAPEWMKADPITPKADVYSFGLVLLEIVSGSRNFEHHNSKVDSDQWFFPTWAFDKVFKDMNVDDVLDPRIKHSYDSRANFDLVNRMVKTAMWCIQDRPDARPSMGKVAKMLEGTVEIIEPKKPTIFFLSEE
- the LOC107869910 gene encoding sugar transport protein 8; this translates as MTSGDMNNSKITIYVVSCWIFAAFGGLMFGYDIGISGGVSGMDDFLIKFFPKVYERKKTAKENNYCKYDDQLLQLFTSSLYLSALVASFFASKAATKLGRKPTIFMSSVFFISGAVLSAAANNKLMLIFGRILFGIGVGFGNETVPLFLTEVAPIQHRGAVNILFQLFVTIGIFIANLVNYATSMIHPNGWRVSLGFAAAPAIVLLIGSFVITDTPTSLAERGKVEQGKAALKKIRGVSDVEAEYKEIVAACEQAKKVKHPFRNLAKATSIPPLVIAILLQIFQQFTGINAIMFYAPVLFQTMGFKSDGSLLSAVITGLVNVGSTFVSIYLVDKVGRRKLLLQACCQMLISQLAIGVILVTHLEKTGTLDKKLAAVVVLLVCTYVMSFAWSWGPLGWLIPSETFPLETRTAGYAFAVSTNMLFTSLIAQAFLTMLCTMQAYIFFFFSGWIVVMGLFVIFFLPETKGVPIDSMVERVWMQHPVWKKLF